The Halomonas sp. 'Soap Lake #6' genomic sequence GGAGATAGCGAGCAGCGCGATGGCCGCAGCGGGAATTAACGCAGCGGGTACGCCAAATACAATGCCCTGGCGGTTCTCACGTACCATACTGCCCCAATCGGCATCTGGTGGCTGAACGCCTAGTCCCAGGAACGACAGCGATGATAGAAACAGCACCGCAAAAATAAACCTTAGGCCTAACTCGGCGACTAAAGGCGTTAGGGCATTAGGTAAAATCTCACGAAAGATAATCCAGCGTTTGCCTTCACCACGTAGGCGAGCCGCTTCAACGAAGTCCATCACATTGATGTTAACGGCCACCGCCCGCGAGATACGGAACACCCGCGTAGAGTCGAGCACGCCCATAATCAAAATCAGCATAAGGACGGTGCTGGGCATTACTGAAAGAATTACTAACGCGAAGATCAGCGTGGGGATCGACATCACGATGTCGACACCACGTGAGATCAGTTGGTCTACCCAGCCGCCGTAAACCGCAGCCAAAATACCCAGCACGGACCCCAGAGAGAATGCTAGGGCGGTGGCGAGGGCGGCAATAGTCATGGTGGTGCGTGCGCCGTAAATTAGCCGCGATAGCAGGTCTCGGCCAAGGTTATCGGTGCCTAGCCAAAACTCTGCCGATGGCCCCATCCACATATCGCCCACGCTTTCAGACATGCTGTAAGGTGCAAGCCACGGGGCGAAGACCGCCATGATTAAGAAGCTGAAGGTAAGTAGCAGTCCGACCAGTGCGGTCACCGGCAGTCGCTTCAGCAGCGAAAAAGGTTTCGACATGGTGTTGCATTCCTGTCTGGTAACAGTGGCCTTAGTAAAGGCACATTATTTAGGGTGGCGCAGGCGTGGGTTGGTGACGATGGCGATAATATCCGCCAGCATATTAAGCCCGATATATACCGCTGCGAAGATCAACCCAACTGCCTGTACCACCGGCACATCACGTTTCGACACATGATCAATTAAGTATTGGCCCATGCCTGGGTAGACAAATATCACCTCGACCACCACCACGCCGACAATCAAAAACGCCAAATTCAGCATGACCACATTCACCACGGGGGCGATGGCGTTAGGAAAGGCGTGTCGGGCAATAATACGAAAGGTGCCCAGCCCTTTAAGCTCAGCGGTTTCGATATAGGGCGACTGCATTACATTTAAAATGGCAGCGCGGGTCATGCGCATCATGTGCGCCAAAATTACTAGCGTTAACGTCGCGGCGGGTAAGGCAATAGCATGTAAGCGTTCGCCCAGGCTCATGCCGCTATGCACAGTGGACACACTAGGGAACCAGTTGAACTTCACCGCAAACAGGTAGATCAGCAGGTAGCCAATAAAGAATTCCGGCAGCGAAATGGCAGTGAGGGTAGTACCGGAAATGGCCCGGTCGGGCCAGCGATTTTGATAGCGCACCGCGACAAGCCCCAGCAAAATCGCTAGCGGCACCGCTACAATCGCTGTCCAGAAGGCAAGAAACAGCGTATTACCAACGCGACCCCATAGTGAGCTGCCGATATCCTGTCGGTTCGACAGCGCCGTGCCCAGGTCGCCCTGTAAAATACCACCTAGCCAATCGAAATAACGCAGCCAAGCAGGTTGGTCCAGGCCCAGCTCGCGTCGCAGGTTTGCTACGGCTTCCGGGGTGGCGCTTTGGCCGAGAATCGACTGAGCTACATCGCCCGGCAACAACTGGGTGCCGACAAAAATTAGCACCGAGACAGCGAGTAATAGCAAGAGGCCCAGCGCAATGCGCTGGGCGATCAGTTTAAGTACAAAGGTGTTCATAGCAGAGATCCGAGTTATGAGGCCAACCAGCACTTAGAGAGCGCAAAGCCTGCCATCATCTCGCCCATTGGGTTGGCTGACCAGCCCCCAACGTTACTTAATGTGGCTTCGATGTAGTCGTTAAACATCGGTAGGATCAGGCCGCCTTCGTCTCGCACGGTCATAGCCATATCGCGATATAGCTCGGCACGACGGGCCTGGTCTAATTCGCCGCGGGCTTCGCGCGCTAAGGTATCGAAATCATCGCGGAAGAAGCGGGTGTCGTTCCAGTCTGCGCTGGAGATATACGCGGTGGAGTACATCTGGTCTTGGGTGGGGCGGCCACTCCAGTATGAGGCGCAGAATGGTTGTTTATTCCACACCTCGGACCAGTAGCCATCCCCAGGTTCGCGACGGACTTCCATATTGATGCCTGCTTGAGCGCAGCTTTGTTGGAACAGCTGAGCGGCATCCACCGCGCCTGGGAAGGCCACATCCGAGGTACGTAGTACGATAGGGCTGCTATGGCCTGACTTTTTGTAGTGATAGTTAGCCCGTTCGGGATCAAATTCACGCTGGGGAATGTCGTCAGGGAACAGTGGGTAGGCCTTGTTGATCGGGAAGTCGTTGCCCACACTGCCATAGCCACGCAGGATACGCTCGACCATATCTTCCCGGTTGATTGCATACTTCAGCGCGAGCCGCAGGTCGTTATTGTCAAACGGCGCGGTATCACAGTGCATTGGGAAGACGTACTGCGCTCGGCCCGAGGTGTTGTTGATCACAATATTGGGCAGTCGCTGTACCATATCGACAACCCGAGGCTCTACCCGGTTGATGAGATGCACCTGGCCGCTCTGCAGCGCTGAAATACGCGCAGTGGGATCGTTGATTACGATAATTTCAATTTGATCGGCAAAGCCGTACTCGTCGGGATTCCAGTAGTCTTCAAAGCGCTCAGCAATCTGTCGCACACCGGGCTGGAACTCGACAACTTTATACGGGCCGGTGCCAATACCTGCTGCTGGATTATCCTTGCCGCCATTGGGCTGAATCATCAAGTGATAGTCAGATAGCAGGAAGGGCAAGTCGGCGTTTGGCTCTAGGGTCACGATAGTGACTTCATAAGTATCGGTGGCTTGTATCGATTCAATGCCGCGCATAATGCCTAGCGCACCAGACTGCGAGTCTTCATCGGAGTGGCGTTCAAGCGTGGCAACCACATCAGCAGCCGTCATCTCCTGGCCATTATGGAACTGAACGCCACGGCGGAGCTTAAAGATCCAGGTTTTGGCATCAGCGGTGGAGTCAACGCTTTCCGCAAGGCGGGGTACAAGCTCGCCCTCTGGTGAAACGTTGGTTAGGGCTTCCCCCCAGGATTGGCCAAAAGAGTGCTGTACTTGGCTTGTCCAGCTAGCTGGATCCAGGCTATCGGTTGATTCACCGCCCTGCATGCCTGCTTTGAGGATACCGCCACGCTGCGGAGTAGCGGTGCCAGCGAACGCTTGGCTGGTTAGCAGTGAACCCGCGAAAGGTGCAGCAATGCCGAGTGCCGCAGCGCGGCGTAAAAAGTCGCGACGCGACAGTTGGTCGAGAGTCGTTTGCTGGGTAAGAGTCTTGAGTGAAGGGTGCATAATAAGAGTTCCCTTGATTGGTTAGTGGTGGGGTGGCGCGATGTTTAGCTCGTTATAATCGCGAACCACAAGATCGGCATGGGTCAGATAAGAGCCATCAAGATGAGGGGCGGCACAAATGCCAATGCTGGCCAGCAGGCCTGCATCTTTACCCATCGCCATATCGCCATTGGAATCGCCAATGATGAGAGTGCGCTGGGGAAGAACGCCTAGCTGTTGGCAGGCCGCTAGTGCCATATCGGGGTAGGGCTTTCCACGTGCGACTTGGTCATGGCCAAGTACCACGGGAAAATGATCGGTAAGCGACAGTATAGAGAGGTGCAGATCAGCGTTTTGTTTGTCGTCTGAAGTCACCACCCCCATACGTACTCCAGCATGGCTGGCGCGTGTCACAAACTCAACAAGCCCTTTTACGGGGGTGACGCAGCTTGGCCAGTCAAGCTGCTGCGCCAGCGTGGTTATCGCATCCTGGGTGATTTGCGTTGCATCGTTCCACGCCACACGGGCTTCGAATAAGCTAAGCGCTAGAATGGTCGCGATATCGTCAAGCGAGCCAATCGTAAGCGGTCCCGTTGGGTCCCAAAGCCTCTGCTCTGGATAAATACCGACTTTGGGATAGAGGTCATGATGTGAGAGCTGTTGGTGGGAAGGCAATTGGTGGTTGACGGTAGAAACTAACTGGTCGAACCAGCCAATCCATAGGTCACCAAAGTTGAGAAGTGTGCCATCTTTATCAAACAGAATGGCATCAATATCGTAGGTAACACCTTGGACGGTAAGTTGGGGCATAGGCAGCTATGGCTTCGGTGAGCCATCTCGTTGAGAGTGGTAGCGCTGAGCCTGTAATGTGCTTTCGATAACCTCGTTAAGCGGTAATCTGTTCTACGTTTGGCACTGGTGTTAAGGGTAGCGGCTACCGGAGTTTTTATTGAACGTTCAATTGAAAACAAACAGTAGCCTGATTAAAGCCAACGTTGATGTCAAGTTGATGACAGTAGTGGAAAATTTCAGCTATTGCGTCAAAACGCTGAAAACTATGCTTATCCACGCAATGGAAATGTTGGATAGGCGTTTAACAGGCCCGCTAACTCATTGCACACAAAGCGTGCCTCGATCCACTGTTCGAGATGTGTATAGGTGTACTGGAGAAAGCGCTGAGCCGATTGAGGCAAGCGTCGATCATTGCGCACAATCACCTGCCAGTGGCTTTCAATCGGAAGCCCTGCAACAGGCAGAATCGTGAGTTCGGGATGCTCGTTTGGCAGCACATGCTCCGATAAAACGGCGACTCCCATTCTCGCTGCCACACCAACACGAATAGCTTCATTGCTCGCCATTTGCAGGGTTTTCTGCATAGTTAAACCATGCTCCTGAAGCCAGCTCTCCAGCAGCATACGCGTGGCCGAGCCTGGCTCGCGCAGTAGCAAGCGCTCCTTAAGCAGTTGTTCCATGGTAATGGAGGAGTGTTGCGCAAGAGGGTGGTCGGCAGCCGCGATCGCAACTAGCGGGTTGCGCATAAAGCGTGCTGCTACCGCATGGGCGAGAGCGGGAGGGTGGCTGAAGACGTATAGGTCGTCCTCTTGGCGCTCAAATCTCGCCAATACCTGGCGACGGTTGCCAATATGTACAGTCACATCCACATCAGGAAATGCTTGGCTAAATGGTCCAAGTAGGCGCGGTAAAACATATTGAGCAGTATTCACCAGGGCAATGCTAAATCGTCCTCTGCTGCCTTGCTGCAAATCGCTGAGTTGGTCCGCAAAGTCATCAAAGCGGCCTAGCACATCCCGGCTAGCATGATAAAGCGCTTGCCCTGTGGCTGTCATGGTTAGGCCCTGTGTATGGTGTTCTAACAAAGGGCTGCCCACTGCTTCGCTCAACCGCTTGAGCTGCTGGGATACCGTAGGCTGGGTGAGATGAAGCTGCCTCGCAGCTTCACTAATTGACCCACAGCGCACCACGGTCACATACACCTGCAACAATCTAAACGTCAGGTGACGAATATTCATTGGCCTTGGTTCTCTTAAAGGACAGTCTCGGAGTGTCAGTAGTATAGATGATTATCTATGTATATCTTGAAAGTTATTATTAGTTGTCTTGCGCTACTCCCAGCAAAATGCAGCATCTTTTTTTAACCCTGTGGAGCGCCGACGATGCCAGATATTGTGGTGATGTTTTTCTTACTGGGGCTAATAGCAGGGGCAGTGAAATCAGACCTGCAGGTCCCCAAGGCCACCTACGACACATTAAGCCTGCTGCTAATGTTAACTATTGGCTTAAAGGGCGGTATGGCGCTGTATGGAAATCTGCATTGGGGGTTAGTGCCGGAGCTATTAGGGGTAGCACTGTTATCGGCGTTGATACCACTGCTGTTGATGCCAGTACTGCGGCGTTGGGTGCGCCTTTCCGCAGCGGATAGTGCTAGCATTGCTGCCCACTATGGCTCGGTGAGTGCAGGTACCTTTGCGGTCGCGCTCGCTTATGCGGAAGCGCGGCAACTGGCCGTAGGTAGTGAAGTAACGCTCTATTTAGTGGCGATGGAACTGCCTGCTATCATGATCGCGATTGCGCTATTCAGACGTCACCAAGGCGCGGCCGTTAAAGAGAGTACGCGTAAGCTCTGGCATGAAACGCTGACTAACCGCGGTGTGATCTTACTGATTGGCGGTGTGGTAATTGGAGCACTCTACGGGCCATTTCAAGGAGAAGAAGTCACCGCGCTGTTTACTGGTGCGTTTAAAGGTGTGCTGGCGCTATTCCTATTGGAAATGGGGCTAACCGCCGCGCAAACGCTGCGTCCAATGCCATGGCATCATTGGCGTTTGGTGACTTTTGCCCTTGTTACGCCAATGCTGCTGTCGCTGCTAGGCATTGCTGTAGGCGTGGCGCTAGGGCTGCCGTCTGGCTCGGTGGTCATTCTTGCTGCCTTGGCTGCCAGTGCTTCCTATATTGCAGCACCCGCCGCGATGCGCGCTGCAATTCCCCAAGCGAATATTGGCCTTGCTATGCTGGCATCACTGGGTATTACCTTTCCGATCAACGTCATGCTGGGTATTCCGCTTTACCACCTACTCATTGAGTCGTTGCTGAGTTAGTCATTTTTGAGCCGGGCGCAGGGAAGTGTTGTAGCCACCCCAATTGACAGCGCCCGTCTCAGTACCTAGGGTAGCAGCTGTCCTAGGGGAGCCTGCATTGGCTGAGATTCCACCGCCACTTGGCGTTGGTAACCCTTAGAACCTGATCCGGGTCATGCCGGCGAAGGGAAGGATGTAGCCAACCAATACACCTCTTTGCTTTCGCCTGCCTGCTGTGTGCCCCCTGCATCCCCGGTCTATTAACAGGCAAAGAGGATTTTCTTTCATGCTGCTTGACCCTATTTGGACCGGCCTTTGGCTATCTCTCTGTGCCATTGTATTGGCTGTGCCAGGCATACTCTATGCCCGCCGCCATCGCGATAATCTTGAAGATTACATCATCGCTCGCAACAGTCAGAACACCCGCGCCACTGTGCTCACGCTGGTTGCGACCACGCTAGGTACCTGGATTTTGTTCGGTCCTGCCCAGGCTGCTACCTGGGGTGGCATTGGGGCCATACTCGGCTATGCGTTTGGCTCTATGGTCCCCCGGCTAGTGATGATCCCTCTTGGTCGACGGATGCGCGAACTGATCCCCGAAGGCCATGGCTTAACGGAGTTCGTTATCCATCGTTACGGCCGTATCATGTACGCGTTTACACTGGTGATTATGCTGTTTTACCTGTTCATTTTATTGGCTGCCGGGTTGACCGCCGTGGCCCGTATGGTGGGCTTACTGGCCCCCATTCCGCTATGGGTGACTGCTAGTGTGGTTATGGTCGCCACGTTGATTTACACCTTTTACGGTGGGCTGAGAGCATCTATTTACACTGACAAGCTACAGATGGTGGTGATTATGCCGCTGCTGGGGCTGCTGCTAGTATTTGGTTGGCAGGCGGCAGGGGGCGTTGCGCCGACGCTGGCAGGGCTTGCCGAGAGTGCACCGCAACTGCTGCAGGTGAGTGATATAGGTGGAATACGCGCAGGCTTGACGTTCTTCCTTGCCGTGGCGCTAACCGGGCTCTTTTATCAAGGCACTTGGCAGCGCATTTATGCAGCTAAAGACACCAAGGTGCTGCGCCGTGGTTTCTGGATAAGCGGTGTGTGCAGCTTTATCGTGGTGGGCTTGATGGGGCTATTTGGGCTGGCTTTTGTGGGGCTTGGCCTTGAAGGCGATGGCTCTGTAGCGCTGTTCAGTGTGCTGCTGGCAGATGTGCCGCTATGGTTCGCGTTGGCGTTGGTTCCACTGGGCTTGGCGTTGGTGATGAGTAGTGCCGACTCCACCATTAGTGCCACGTCGAGCATTATCGCTGTGGATATGGGGCGATTGATCCCCAACGCGAGCAGTGCCTCATTGATGAGCATGGCGCGCTGGCTGATTGTTTTAGCCGCTATCCCTGTCACTTGGGTTGCTTCTCAGGGGTATAGCGTCCTGTACCTGTTTTTGCTAGCCGATTTGCTATGTTCGGCAGCGGCGTTCCCCGTATTTTTTGGGCTTTTCTATCGTCGTTACACAGGCCTTAACGCCGTCATCAGTACCGCGCTAGGACTCGTGGCTGGCTTAGCGATGTTCCCTGCACCAGGTGGGAGCACGGCAACACTACTGGAGTCTTTCCTGTTGGCGGCACTGGTGCCCGTGGCGGTATCGCTACTGCTCTTACGTGTACTGCCTTCCCGCCCTGCGTATGACTTTGGCCTGTTACACACGGCGGTGCGCCGCTTTAAGGGATGAATGCCCGGCAGCCGATATAACGTTCGGCAACACGACCGCCCGGCATCGCTTACGTTGCCGGGCGCGACAGACCTAGGTGGTCACGCAGCGTGCTACCCGTGTACTCACGGCGAAATAGACCACGGGCTTGCAGTAGCGGTACTACCTGATCAATAAAGTCATCGATACTCCCTGGCAGCGTGGGCGGCATTAGGTTGAAGCCGTCTGCGCCACCTCCCTCTACCCAGCGCTGCATCTCGTCAGCAATCTGCTCTGGCGTACCGACCATCGTGCAGTGGCCACCACCAGCCGCTAATCTGCCTAATAACTGGCGCAGTGTAGGGGCTTCGCTTTCGATAATACGCAAAATAGTGGCATAGCGTCCTTTTGGGCCAGCGAATGCCTCTAGCGGTGGCAGTTCGGGTAGTGGTGCATCCAGTTCCCAGTGGCGGCAATCCTGGCCGATAAACTGGCTTAACTGATGAAGTGAATCTTCAGTGGGTAAGCGCTCATCTAATTCACGCTGCTGTGCTTTTGCGGCGGCCTCGGTGGAGGCTACATAGGTGACTAACCCAGGCATAATTGCCACTGGCGCACGGCCAGCGGCGCGTACCCGGGCTTGGATATCCTGGTAGTAGGCCTGGGCAGAGGGCAGGTCGTAGGCTACGGCGTAAATCGCCTCCGCATAGCGGGCAGCAAGGTTGCGTCCCGGTTCAGAAGCGCCCGCTTGAAATAGCACAGGGTGCCCCTGGGGTGGTCGCGGTACGGTCAGTGGGCCATCAACCAAAAAGTGTTCGCCATGATGGTCGATGGGCCGTACTTTGCTTGGATCTGCAAACTGGCCCTGCCGGTCGCAGCGTAGCGCATCGTCGGCCCATGAATCCCACAAGGCTAACACCGTGTGCGCAAACTCTTCGGCGCGGGCGTAGCGTATGTGCTGAGAAGGCATGGCCTCCCAGCCATGGTTGCGCGCCTCGCTATCAAACATCGAAGTGACTAAATTCCACCCCATGCGGCCGTTAGAAATATGGTCTAACGAAGCGAGCATTCGCGCCGCATGGAAAGGGCTAAAAAACGTACTGGATATGGTGGAGATCAGGCCGATGTGCTCGGTGGCCCGCGCCATGGCCGAGAGCGCCGTCAGTGGTTCCAGGAACCACTGTGGCCCCCCGGCCACGTTTCCTGCAGCATGGCCATCGGCGAAAAATACCGCGTCCAATTTTCCGCGTTCGGCGGTGCGTGCCAACGACTCGTAATAGCGAATGTCGCCCATGCGTTCGACGGCTGAGTTTGGCTCGCGCCAAGCTGCTTTATGGTGCCCGCAACCCATGATAAAAAGATTGAGATGCATCTGTGTGGCCATCAGTTTTTAACCAAGCCGCCGTCGACCACTAAATTTTGGCCGGTGACGGCCCTGCTCCAAGGTGATGCAAAAAACAGTGCCGCATCCGCAAACTCCTCGGGGGTAGTGACACGGCGTAGTGGCGTGTTGGCTGCGATGAGATCGAACACAGCTTCAGGCGTGGCGGCGGAAGCGTCGGTTGTGCGCAGCAGCCCACCCGACAACATATTAACCGTAATACCGTCAGGCCCCAGATCGTTGGAAAGCGTACGGGTGAGCGACAGTAGTGCTGCCTTGGCAGCCGTATAGTCGTGATAAGGCACTACTGGGTTTTGGAAGAGGTTAGTTCCAATGTTAATAATCCGCCCACCGCCCTGTTCGCGCATGCCCGGTAGTGCCGCCTGAATGGTGTTGAGCGCGCCTCGTGCCACGCCCTGCAACTGCTGGTCGAGGTTTTCCCAAGTGAGCGTGTCTGGGGTTGGGCGCGCATCGCCATTAAATGAAAAATCCGGCAGGGCATTATTAATCAGCGTGGTCACCGGCATTCCAAAATGCGCTTGTGCGGTGGTAAACATCGCCTTCACTGCTACTGGGTCACGCACATCCGCTTGTATCGCCAGAGCGCGCTCAGGGGCTTGTGCCGCCAGTGCTTCTGCCGCGTCAGCGCTGTTTAAGTAGTTCACGACAACCCGTGCGCCCTGCGCTAAAAACGCATGTGCCAGGCATGCGCCTAGGCCACGGCTAGCGCCAGTAATCAAAACAACTTGCTGGGAAAGCGGAAGTGCGGTGGGTATTGTCGGCATTATGGTATGTCCCTCGTAAAGGCAAGAGATGCATACCGGCCACATGGCTGGCCATTAGCGTGACATCCCTTCGCCGGTATGAACTGGATCAGGTTCAGCGGGTCTTATCTCAGCCCTGACGTAATGCCAGGACACCCCGTGTCGTTTGTTAAAGATATCCTAACTGATAACCCTGCTCGATTCATACCGCAAGACTCATCGCCCTCTTTATTAGGCCGTATTTGATCATCGTAATGTTATAATATATCTTCTTTATTGGACTGCATTGCTTTGCAATCGGCAAAAGGAGAGATCAGATATGACAGCATTGCCACTGAAGGGCGTCAGCGCGCTTGCATTAAGTGCTTTGATACTAACCGGTATTCAAAGTGTTAGCGCCAGCGACCATGAACATGAGCATGATCACGGTCATACTCATAGTGACCACGACCACGACCACGACCACGACCACGACCACGACCACGACCACGATAGTGACATCTATTCAGGCTACTTTGATGATGACCAGATTGAGGATCGCCCCCTTTCCGACTGGGAGGGTGATTGGCAGTCAGTTTACCCGTACCTGGAAGATGGCACCCTAGACGAGGTATTTGCTCACAAAGCAGCGCATGGCGACAAAACAGCCGAAGAGTACAAAGCGTATTACGATACAGGTTATCAAACCGATGTAGATCGTATCGTCATCGATGGCAGTACTGTCACTTTCTACGAGAACGGCGAGGAAAAGTCTGGTGATTACCAATATGATGGTTATGAAATATTAACCTATCAGGCGGGCAACCGCGGTGTGCGGTTCATCTTTGAGCTTGAAGAGGGTGCTGACGACCTTCCGCAATATATCCAATTTAGTGACCACAGCATTTATCCAACGGATGCGCACCACTTTCATCTTTATTGGGGCAATGACCGTGAAGCGCTGCTAGAAGAAGTCACTCACTGGCCGACGTATTATCCCTCAGAGCTGGACGGTAATGCGATTGCTGAAGAAATGATTGCGCACTAACCAAAGCAGCCTAAGCTGTTTTATGAACGACTAAAAAGCGCTGGCCGAGATGCCAGCGCTTTGCTTTTATTGGTACAGGAGTAATGCTGGTTAGTTAGCGTTATGTCGTCGTTTCACAGTTCATATTTAGCAAACGTCAAGAGGTGTCACCATGCGCTTAACGTCACTCTTTTTGGGTGTGGGGTTTTTGGTATCAAGTGGTTTTGCAGCCGCGAGCGAGGCATGTGATAACGCCAATACGCAAATGGAGCTAACCCAATGCACGGCGCAGGCCTATCAAGCGGCTGATGGTGAGCTTAACGAGGCCTACCAAGAACTCATCAGCAAGCTGAGCCAATCCTCCAGTGATCAGTTAAGAGCAGCGCAGCGGGCGTGGATAGCATTTCGTGACGCAGAGTGCGCGTATGAAAGTAGCGCCGTGGAAGGCGGCAGTGCGCAGCCGATGGTACGTAATGGCTGCCTCACAGCACTCACAAAGCAGCGTACAGAGAGGCTGCGTGAGCATGCTAGCTGCGAAGAGGGGGATATGAGTTGCTCTTGGTAAACTGCGGTTAATAGCTAGAGTTCAAGCTTTGTCTCGAGGCTATGCGTTATCAGTGTTCGGTCAGTCGAGCGTGCAGCGGCATTATTGAAGCAGTTCAACAAGAATATCAGCAACGTGTCGAACAACAGGATCCTTCTCATGACGCAAATGCCATGCCAGATGCAGGGTAAAGCCGGGTACCTGCATAGGGGGTGGAAGAGATATTAGGTCGGTGAAATCAGCGACGACACGGGAGGGCAGCATGGCGATCATATCGGATCCCTGCAGCAGCGCTGGCACCATCTGGAAGTTGGGCACCACCGCACCAACCCGGCGTGAGCTGCCTAGCTTGGCCAACTCCGAATCCAGCGACGTCCGTTTGTCGCCACGCCCGGAAACGATGATGTGCGGGTATTCCAGCCAAGTGTTTAGATTGAAATCGGCGGCAGCAGGATGCCCAGCGCGCATGGCGACGACATAGTGTTCGACGAACACTTCTTCACGATGCAACTTTTCCTCGGTAGATGAGAAAACGGAGATGGCAATATCGGTGGCCCCGTCGATGAGTGCCTGACGGGCGGCCTCGGCGCCATGCCAGGGTTGAATCACTATATCGACGCCAGGAGCTGAGCGCTGCAGTTTCCGCTGCAAGGGTGCGGTCACGAACACCGCAGGATAGTCTGCCATGGCGATCCGCAGCGTTTGACGGATGTCAGCCAGTGGCACCTTGGGCGGATCGACTAGATTCACCACCTCTGCAAGCAGCGATTTCAGCGGTTCACGCAGCGCCTCGGCCTTTGGCGTTAGACGCATCGTGCCGCGGCCGCGTTCGAGCAACTCATCACGGAAAAGATAACGACATCGTTGCAAAGCGGCGGAGGCGGCAGGCTGTGACATGCCCAGTTTATCGGCAGCATGACTGACATGCGCCTCATCCAGAAGCGCATCAAGGACAACGAGCAGGTTGAGGTCGAGTGAGCGAAGATTCATGAAACAAATAATAGAACATATTATTAATCGATTGGAGTAATTTTGGTCGTGGGTGCATCGTTTCCGTGTAGTTATCTAAAGGAGGCGACACACCCCATGACTAAGACACTCATTCTTCTGTTCCACCCCGACCTTGCGCACTCGAAGGCCAATGTTGCGTTGGCTGCGGCAGCGGCCAAGCTACCTGCCGTGGAGGTCGTCGATATGCAAGCCATCTATCCCGATGGCATCGATATATCAAACGACGGCGAGCGCGAGGCCCTGCGGCTGCTTGAATCCGACCGTATCGTGCTGCAGTTTCCCATCCAGTGGTATTCCACGCCGCCGCTGCTAAAAGCCTGGCAAGATGCCGTGCTGACGCGGATGTTCTACATCGCCTACGAGACGGAAGGGCATATTTTCGAAGGCACACCGCTAATGGTGGCCGCAACAGCTGGCAACATACCAGATGCCTACCGTCCCGGCGGGCGCAACATGTTCACAATGAATGCGCTTCTCGCCCCGTTGCAGGCCACCGCGCATCGCTGTGGTCTGCCGTGGGCCGAGCCTTTCGTTCTCTATCAGGCCGACAAGCTGTCAGCGGAAGCACTTGATGCCGCTGCTGTCGAGTATGCCGCTGCACTCAAGCGCTGGATCGCCGGCAGTACAGCGCTCTGTGTGCAGGAGCCTGAGCTAAGGAGAGCAGCCCAATGACTTACAGCAGACGCGATATCCTGCGTATGGCAAGCGGCCTTGCCGCAAGCACATTCGCAACCTCCATTCTGAGCTTCGAAGCGTTCGCCAAGAGTGGCAGCAGTCCCGGCCCCGTTCCGAA encodes the following:
- a CDS encoding ABC transporter permease; amino-acid sequence: MSKPFSLLKRLPVTALVGLLLTFSFLIMAVFAPWLAPYSMSESVGDMWMGPSAEFWLGTDNLGRDLLSRLIYGARTTMTIAALATALAFSLGSVLGILAAVYGGWVDQLISRGVDIVMSIPTLIFALVILSVMPSTVLMLILIMGVLDSTRVFRISRAVAVNINVMDFVEAARLRGEGKRWIIFREILPNALTPLVAELGLRFIFAVLFLSSLSFLGLGVQPPDADWGSMVRENRQGIVFGVPAALIPAAAIALLAISVNLVADWILRHTTDLKGGRSG
- a CDS encoding ABC transporter permease: MNTFVLKLIAQRIALGLLLLLAVSVLIFVGTQLLPGDVAQSILGQSATPEAVANLRRELGLDQPAWLRYFDWLGGILQGDLGTALSNRQDIGSSLWGRVGNTLFLAFWTAIVAVPLAILLGLVAVRYQNRWPDRAISGTTLTAISLPEFFIGYLLIYLFAVKFNWFPSVSTVHSGMSLGERLHAIALPAATLTLVILAHMMRMTRAAILNVMQSPYIETAELKGLGTFRIIARHAFPNAIAPVVNVVMLNLAFLIVGVVVVEVIFVYPGMGQYLIDHVSKRDVPVVQAVGLIFAAVYIGLNMLADIIAIVTNPRLRHPK
- a CDS encoding ABC transporter substrate-binding protein is translated as MHPSLKTLTQQTTLDQLSRRDFLRRAAALGIAAPFAGSLLTSQAFAGTATPQRGGILKAGMQGGESTDSLDPASWTSQVQHSFGQSWGEALTNVSPEGELVPRLAESVDSTADAKTWIFKLRRGVQFHNGQEMTAADVVATLERHSDEDSQSGALGIMRGIESIQATDTYEVTIVTLEPNADLPFLLSDYHLMIQPNGGKDNPAAGIGTGPYKVVEFQPGVRQIAERFEDYWNPDEYGFADQIEIIVINDPTARISALQSGQVHLINRVEPRVVDMVQRLPNIVINNTSGRAQYVFPMHCDTAPFDNNDLRLALKYAINREDMVERILRGYGSVGNDFPINKAYPLFPDDIPQREFDPERANYHYKKSGHSSPIVLRTSDVAFPGAVDAAQLFQQSCAQAGINMEVRREPGDGYWSEVWNKQPFCASYWSGRPTQDQMYSTAYISSADWNDTRFFRDDFDTLAREARGELDQARRAELYRDMAMTVRDEGGLILPMFNDYIEATLSNVGGWSANPMGEMMAGFALSKCWLAS
- a CDS encoding HAD family hydrolase gives rise to the protein MPQLTVQGVTYDIDAILFDKDGTLLNFGDLWIGWFDQLVSTVNHQLPSHQQLSHHDLYPKVGIYPEQRLWDPTGPLTIGSLDDIATILALSLFEARVAWNDATQITQDAITTLAQQLDWPSCVTPVKGLVEFVTRASHAGVRMGVVTSDDKQNADLHLSILSLTDHFPVVLGHDQVARGKPYPDMALAACQQLGVLPQRTLIIGDSNGDMAMGKDAGLLASIGICAAPHLDGSYLTHADLVVRDYNELNIAPPHH
- a CDS encoding LysR family transcriptional regulator, producing MNIRHLTFRLLQVYVTVVRCGSISEAARQLHLTQPTVSQQLKRLSEAVGSPLLEHHTQGLTMTATGQALYHASRDVLGRFDDFADQLSDLQQGSRGRFSIALVNTAQYVLPRLLGPFSQAFPDVDVTVHIGNRRQVLARFERQEDDLYVFSHPPALAHAVAARFMRNPLVAIAAADHPLAQHSSITMEQLLKERLLLREPGSATRMLLESWLQEHGLTMQKTLQMASNEAIRVGVAARMGVAVLSEHVLPNEHPELTILPVAGLPIESHWQVIVRNDRRLPQSAQRFLQYTYTHLEQWIEARFVCNELAGLLNAYPTFPLRG
- a CDS encoding sodium-dependent bicarbonate transport family permease, whose amino-acid sequence is MPDIVVMFFLLGLIAGAVKSDLQVPKATYDTLSLLLMLTIGLKGGMALYGNLHWGLVPELLGVALLSALIPLLLMPVLRRWVRLSAADSASIAAHYGSVSAGTFAVALAYAEARQLAVGSEVTLYLVAMELPAIMIAIALFRRHQGAAVKESTRKLWHETLTNRGVILLIGGVVIGALYGPFQGEEVTALFTGAFKGVLALFLLEMGLTAAQTLRPMPWHHWRLVTFALVTPMLLSLLGIAVGVALGLPSGSVVILAALAASASYIAAPAAMRAAIPQANIGLAMLASLGITFPINVMLGIPLYHLLIESLLS